The DNA window TAAACCCAACTGAGGTTGCTCTTCAAGCAGAGCACCAAGCACAAGCACAAGCAGAAACTGCTATAAAGAAACCCGAAGAAAAAGAAAAAGTTAAACCTGATCTAGAGGATAAAACTGAAGATCAATACAAAGACTTACAAGGAAGAAACACAGATGAATCTGAGGATGAAGAAAACGAGGTTCTTCAGAAACAAGAAAAAATAAAAAAATACAAAGTTAAATTCAATTCTCTAACAGATATGGTTGAATTAATCGATCAAAAAACAGGATCAATAATTGAAACAATATCACCAGATGACTTAATAAACTTAATTTCCAAGACAGTAAAACCTTCAGGAATACTGGTTGATAAAGAAGTGTAAGAAGTTGAGCTTATTATTAACTTAAAAATATCTCAGAAAATATGTTTGCAACTGGTTTTAAGTCAATTAAAATATGTTTAAAGATAAAAAACCCTTTTTATATAGGAGAAAAAATTTTTTTAAAGAGTATAATATAATAATACTACTTATAGGTATTATTTTGACTTATCAAGATGATTGTTAGCAAAAGGGGAAATATGAATCCATATCTTAAGCAATATCAACAAACTGAAGTTCAAACAGCAAGCCCTGAAAAGCTTTTAATAATGCTTTATGATGGTGCTATTCAGTTTTTAAACAAAGCAAAAGTTGGAATAGCTAATAAAAATATTGAAGAAATTCATAATAATATCATAGGTGCTCAAAAAATTATTTCAGAGTTTATGAATACTTTGGATATAAAAGTAGGTGGAGAAGTTGCACAGAATTTATATAATTTATATGAATATTTGCACTACAGACTCGTTCAGGCAAACATTAAAAAAGATGCTGATATGGTGGATGAGGTTTTAACACATCTTAAGGACCTAAAAAAAACCTGGGAAGAAGCTATAAGAATAGCAGCTCGTGAAAAAATTAGAGATGAAGAAGAAACAGAAGAAGAGAATTCTGTAAAAACAGCTTAAATAAAAAACTGTATTGTAATCAAATTATGAATGAAAAGTTTCAGGAATTAAAAGAACTCTATCAAAGTATTTATAATAATACTTATGAAATAAGCTCCCTTATTGAGAAGGGTGTTATTGATGATATTCAAAATATTCTTGATCAAAGAGGGGAATTAATTAAAAAAACACAGAAAATAATTATCAGTACAAGTTTTTCAGAAGATGAAAAAAAAGAAATTAATAACCTTATTGCAAAAATAAAATCCATTGAAGAGAATAATCAAGAAAAAATGGAAAAGAGAAAAGATTTCATAAAGAAAGAGCTTTCAAAATTAAATATAAACCAAAAAGCAATAACTGCTTATAAATACGAAAAAGATTCTGACCCAAGACTTATAGATAGTAAAGAATAACCACCTAAAAAGTGGTTATTCTTTTTAATAGTTTTTAATACATGTTTAAAAATAAGCAAATTTCTGATCTTTTTTGTTTTTATTATTAAAGAGAAACTTTCTAAATGGAAAAGAGAAGGAAAAACAGGGTTTTATGAATAATATTGATCAAAATCTAGTTAATAGAGTTCAACAAAATCCAAATAAACAAGCTTCTACAAATACAACACAAGAAAATTCTAATAAACAAGATGATCCTACGAAACAATTAAAATATATTGCAGCAGGTGCCGGAGTTTCTTGGGGAATTGGAAAAGGTGTTGATGCTTTTGTGTTATCAGGAAATAGTGATCCAAATAGATCAATACTTGGCAGATTAGTTCAAAAAATTGATAATTGGTCAAATAAAAGCGGTATAATGCAGTTTTTAAGTAAAAAAGCTGCATATATAAAAGGAAAAATTACAGGAATACAAGCAAACTTATTAAAAAACCCTAATTATAATGAAATTACTCAATCATTAAAAAAAGGTTCTGAAGCTAAATCAATGCTAACCAGAGAACCTTTAAGAAAACAATTATTTGATCAACTATTTAATCAAGTAGATGAAATAAGGAAAACTCAATTAAAAGAAGTAATCGGTGTAAGAAATAATTTAAGATTATTAAAAGAAAATAACTTAATAGAAAAATTAGAAAAACGTATAGCTTCTGGTAAAGGACAAAATCTTACTAAAAGAGTCCTTAAATCTTCTAATAAAAGAATAAAAGCATTATTAAAAGAAAATTTACAAAAAATATTGCCTAATTATAACCTTTCGAAAACTGTCTCTAACAAACTAAAAAATCCAAACAATGTTGATGAAGCAATAAATATAATAAAAAATAGTTCACTATATGGAAAAAAAGCAAAAGATGTAATAACAAAAATTAAAATGATTGATCATGTTAATAAAAATTCGTCATTCTTATCTAGATTATTAACAAAATTTTCTATTGGAACAGGTGATTTTATGGGTAATAATCCTATGAGTATTATTTTTAATGGACTTATATTAGGAGACTCTATTAAATCAGCAGTAGAAGCACCAAAAGGGGAAAAATTTAGTACTTTTATGGAAGATATAATGGGTAACTGGATTGGTGGATTCTTACTATTTCCTTATATGGGTAAAGTTGTTAATGCAATTGCCGGTCTAAAAAATATTGGTTCTAATATGACTAAAGTACCATTATGGAGAAAAGGTTTACAACTTGTAGGAAAAGTAGTTGGTATGGGTCAAGGTAAAACATTATTAAAAGCTTTACCTGGTGGTATTTTAAGATTTGCTCTTGTTATAGGGTTAATGGCTCCAGTTTCCAAAATGTTTAAGAATGTATCTCACAAGTTATTTGGTAAACCAACACACAAAGATCAAGAAAAAACAGAAGAAAATACTCAAAATATAACGAGTAACAATCAAAATATGACAAGTAATGTTCAAAATACTCAGAATTTGACGAGTAATAATCAAAAGATGGCGGATAATACTCAAAATAATATAAATGATAATAAGATTGGAAATCTGTTTGAAAGAGCAAGAAGTTCTGCTAGGCAGAAAAAACCAGCTTCCCAACAAGAAAATACTCAATCATATAATTATCTACCATCTCCAATGCCTGCGAAATTTGAAGAAAAATCATCAACACCAAAAGGTCTTGATATGAAATTGAAAAAAGCAGAAGAAGCAGAAAAACAAGCTATAGAAATTTTAGGTAAAAAATAAGTTAGGTAATATCCATTACCTAACTTAAGTAAAGTGCCCACAAACTTAAGTCTTCACTGTAATGATCGTTAATTTGAGATTGCGGCTTAGTTATGACAGAATAATAGTAGTATTATTGGAATGATTGATGACTTAAAAATGTGACTTAGAGTCTATCCAGGAAATAAAAAATATACAACATTAATCAATTTTGTCATTGCGAAGATTCCGAAGAAATCTGTGGCAATCCATCCATTTTACAGCAATTATTCAAAATCGGTAAGATCACCACTTCAGGTGACACAGTCACCTTTTCTAAATTCATTAATCATAGTCTAATTTACTGATGACTAATGACAGTGCGAAACACCTTGTGATGACATAAGTAAATTTAATTCCTGGATAGGATCTTAGTCACTCAGTATACGTTGGAGCACTACTATAAATTTAAGTATAAAAAAAGAGCCCTTATTTAAGAGCTCTTTTTTAAAATAGTATCCTGGCAACTAGCTATCTTCCCGGGAAGTCTCCCTCCGAGTATTGTCGCCGCAAGCAGTCTTTACGACCGTGTTCGGGATGGGAACGGGTGTTTTCCTGCCGCTTGGCCACCAGGAATTTAATCCTGTACACTGATTACTGCATAAAAATTAGAATAACGAGTTGAAATTTAATTTCATTTCTGTACTGCGTATAATTACCGGCTAGGTAAAGCCCTCGTCCTATTAGTACCAGTCGGCTACATATGTTGCCATACTTCAACCTCTGGCCTATCAACCGGATATTCTGTCCGGGGACTTACCTGGTTAACCCAGTGAGAGAACTAATCTTACGGTGGGCTTCGTACTTATATGCTTTCAGCACTTATCCACTCCGAACAC is part of the Candidatus Melainabacteria bacterium RIFOXYA2_FULL_32_9 genome and encodes:
- a CDS encoding flagellar export chaperone FliS, with amino-acid sequence MNPYLKQYQQTEVQTASPEKLLIMLYDGAIQFLNKAKVGIANKNIEEIHNNIIGAQKIISEFMNTLDIKVGGEVAQNLYNLYEYLHYRLVQANIKKDADMVDEVLTHLKDLKKTWEEAIRIAAREKIRDEEETEEENSVKTA